One window of the Granulicella arctica genome contains the following:
- a CDS encoding energy transducer TonB, which translates to MFEDSLFESTQHVNNTRNGWTAVASITAQSLIASLLIILPLLHTEQLPDRTPQSAVLLPLATVPPVPRTIVQRASTALASTVPTLTRIFEAPRRTPGRIDESPSPDLSATSFSTMEGSSPIGGALTSSAVASPLVVAAIPQGKPKPMRVSGGVVAGLLQTPIRPVYPAIAKAAGVQGVVVVEAVISKTGSIESLHVTSGLPMLQSAAIDAIRSAHYQPFLLNGTPIEVQTTITVNFQLGG; encoded by the coding sequence ATGTTTGAGGACAGTCTTTTCGAATCGACGCAGCACGTCAACAACACACGCAACGGATGGACAGCTGTAGCTTCGATAACAGCCCAAAGCCTCATCGCTTCGCTGCTTATCATCCTTCCTCTGCTCCATACCGAGCAACTCCCGGACCGCACCCCACAATCAGCAGTCCTGCTCCCGCTCGCCACCGTGCCGCCAGTTCCCCGCACCATCGTCCAGCGGGCCTCTACCGCCCTCGCATCCACGGTACCTACACTCACCAGGATCTTTGAAGCACCCAGACGCACCCCGGGCCGGATTGACGAGTCGCCTTCGCCTGATCTTTCGGCGACCAGCTTCAGCACAATGGAAGGATCGAGCCCGATCGGTGGGGCTCTGACAAGTAGCGCAGTCGCATCGCCTCTCGTGGTTGCCGCAATCCCTCAGGGCAAGCCGAAGCCGATGCGCGTCTCAGGCGGCGTCGTAGCCGGGCTTCTGCAAACGCCGATTCGGCCAGTCTATCCGGCGATTGCCAAAGCGGCAGGTGTTCAGGGAGTAGTCGTTGTCGAAGCAGTGATCTCGAAGACCGGCAGTATAGAAAGTCTGCACGTCACCAGCGGTTTACCGATGTTGCAGTCTGCTGCCATCGATGCCATTCGATCGGCGCATTATCAGCCGTTCCTGCTCAATGGCACACCGATCGAGGTCCAGACCACCATTACCGTCAACTTCCAGCTAGGCGGCTGA
- a CDS encoding HlyD family secretion protein, translating to MADQPEQNQDGQQTAEISGTVQIKQKDGGQGGEKKADDGKKQDDNNNEAEPPAKKSRRRFIIIAVVVLLVLIAGLFYWHSTFSEDTDDAQVDGDLYQISSRIAGQVIKVYVEDNQRVEVGAPIADIDPRDYQVALEQAQARLASAQAAYIQADVSVPITSINTRTSTSTTGSDVLSAQAAIAQSQKQEQAAAARVDQAKANAIKSRLDVERYTPLVQKDVISKQQFDAAVAADAGNTAAVLDSEAMVLAQQAAVSQAVEKLAQARSTAAQSQKNGPQQVRAQQAQANSQLAQVKQAQAQVDQALLNLSYAHITAPSSGVISKKNVVVGANLSVGQDLLTIVPLTNLWVTANFKETQLDKMNVGQNVTLKVDALGGRKFSGKVTQVGGATGSRLSLFPPENATGNYVKVVQRIPVRIDFTNLQQENGDYKLRPGFSVTPEVAVK from the coding sequence GTGGCAGATCAACCGGAACAGAATCAGGACGGGCAGCAGACAGCGGAGATCAGCGGGACTGTCCAGATTAAGCAGAAAGACGGCGGCCAGGGCGGCGAGAAGAAGGCTGACGACGGCAAGAAGCAGGATGACAACAACAATGAGGCAGAGCCGCCTGCGAAGAAGTCGCGACGCCGGTTCATCATCATTGCGGTGGTCGTACTGCTGGTGCTGATTGCGGGGCTGTTCTACTGGCACTCCACGTTCTCAGAGGACACGGACGATGCGCAGGTCGATGGCGACCTGTACCAGATCAGCTCGCGTATTGCCGGGCAGGTGATCAAGGTCTACGTTGAGGACAACCAGCGGGTCGAGGTCGGGGCACCGATTGCGGATATCGATCCTCGGGACTACCAGGTTGCGCTGGAGCAGGCACAGGCAAGGTTGGCGAGCGCACAGGCTGCGTATATCCAGGCTGATGTTTCGGTGCCGATTACCAGCATCAACACGCGGACGTCGACCAGTACCACCGGTAGTGATGTATTGAGTGCGCAGGCGGCGATCGCGCAGTCTCAGAAGCAGGAGCAGGCAGCTGCGGCTCGAGTTGACCAGGCTAAGGCGAACGCGATCAAGTCGCGGCTGGATGTGGAGCGGTATACGCCTCTGGTTCAAAAGGACGTGATCTCGAAGCAGCAGTTCGACGCAGCGGTTGCGGCAGATGCTGGCAACACTGCGGCTGTGCTGGATTCGGAAGCAATGGTGCTGGCTCAGCAGGCGGCGGTATCGCAGGCTGTAGAGAAGCTGGCGCAGGCCCGCTCAACGGCTGCCCAGTCCCAGAAGAACGGACCGCAGCAGGTTCGTGCACAACAGGCGCAGGCAAATTCTCAACTGGCCCAGGTAAAACAGGCACAGGCGCAGGTGGATCAGGCATTGCTGAACCTGAGCTATGCGCACATTACGGCACCGAGTTCTGGCGTCATCAGCAAGAAGAACGTTGTGGTGGGCGCGAATCTGAGTGTCGGGCAGGATCTGCTGACGATCGTTCCTCTGACGAACCTCTGGGTGACGGCGAACTTCAAGGAGACGCAGCTCGACAAGATGAATGTGGGGCAGAATGTGACCCTGAAGGTCGATGCGCTTGGCGGTCGCAAGTTCTCTGGTAAGGTGACGCAGGTCGGCGGCGCTACGGGTTCGCGGCTGTCGCTCTTTCCACCCGAGAACGCTACGGGTAATTATGTGAAGGTGGTACAGCGTATTCCGGTGCGCATCGACTTTACAAACCTGCAGCAGGAAAACGGCGACTACAAGCTTCGTCCGGGCTTCTCGGTCACGCCTGAGGTAGCTGTTAAGTAA
- a CDS encoding tRNA nucleotidyltransferase/poly(A) polymerase family protein yields the protein MADYIYLLENRLSSAQQAAIKVVREIARSQGLTVFLVGGAVRDLTSGSPVRDLDVAVQGNALKLRKQIELAGGLVTGEATSGQSLFVRFAGGVRIELGSTLAVTYPKPGKPVYEASTILEDLRRRDFTANAMALSLNDGSYGLLMDPLNGVADIENRQLRLVSNYGFIEDPIRMIRATRFAARLGWMMDEKTQARYDAGKEEGYISALSDFPRGYETEEIFHEEDPLRILRKLEEEGWMKHLFPALTVAKANAVELDKLRDIQTQLQVRGIHPEAAAANFPLVTAKLSPKEIADLKHSFVRPGFVTEIESLENEAKEFATQLLGKGAASPSQAWKLLVAAKPESVLWVAYSSKSGAIQAKLKSFYTEWPLARTKIPYTLMQEMRIVPDLPVYEELVEKLFFELMDGKLGTVEEMKAYLESYSPPAPPPPVHLRRPRTAKKDAKAAKGRKKAAADSDDDDDPEVVRNLSGEDDDDGIDEDDVEADDTEANDEDKEIVPPAVKAAPPKAVAPAKSVAAPVEAAPAPVVAPKTAAKAVAAKTAPVKVVATPPAKASASKVVAVPAKHSAKPVPPVKKVASKSPSKQAPSKHVVAAKKAVPVKAVPAKKVAAKVVAKKAVAKKAAPAKKAAPKKR from the coding sequence ATGGCCGATTACATTTATCTGCTCGAAAACCGTCTGTCCTCAGCCCAGCAGGCAGCAATCAAAGTAGTGCGTGAGATTGCGCGCTCACAGGGACTTACGGTGTTTCTGGTAGGTGGCGCAGTCCGCGACCTGACTAGTGGTTCTCCTGTTCGGGATCTGGATGTTGCGGTTCAGGGTAATGCCCTTAAGTTGAGGAAGCAGATCGAGTTAGCCGGTGGTCTGGTTACGGGTGAGGCGACCTCGGGCCAGTCTTTATTTGTGCGCTTTGCTGGCGGCGTCCGCATCGAGCTCGGTAGTACGCTCGCGGTGACATACCCGAAGCCAGGAAAACCCGTTTATGAAGCTTCGACGATCCTGGAAGACCTGCGCCGCAGGGATTTCACTGCGAACGCTATGGCGCTTTCGCTGAACGATGGTTCATATGGTCTTCTGATGGACCCGCTGAATGGCGTTGCGGACATTGAGAATCGTCAGCTACGGCTCGTTAGCAACTACGGCTTCATTGAAGATCCTATCCGGATGATTCGTGCAACACGGTTCGCAGCGCGCCTCGGCTGGATGATGGACGAAAAGACACAGGCTCGCTACGACGCCGGTAAAGAAGAGGGCTATATCTCTGCCCTCAGCGATTTTCCACGGGGTTATGAGACGGAGGAGATCTTCCACGAAGAAGATCCTTTGCGCATTCTTCGTAAGCTGGAGGAAGAGGGCTGGATGAAGCACCTGTTTCCAGCGCTCACGGTTGCCAAGGCAAATGCAGTTGAGTTGGATAAACTGCGCGATATCCAGACGCAACTTCAGGTCCGAGGCATCCATCCCGAGGCGGCTGCAGCTAACTTTCCTCTTGTAACGGCTAAGTTGTCGCCGAAGGAGATTGCGGATCTCAAGCACAGCTTCGTACGTCCGGGATTTGTGACCGAGATCGAATCGCTTGAGAACGAGGCCAAGGAATTTGCTACACAACTTCTTGGCAAAGGTGCAGCTTCACCTTCGCAGGCATGGAAGTTGCTCGTTGCTGCAAAGCCTGAGTCGGTTCTGTGGGTGGCTTACTCCTCAAAGAGTGGCGCTATCCAGGCCAAGCTGAAGAGCTTCTACACAGAATGGCCTTTGGCGCGTACCAAGATTCCGTACACCCTGATGCAGGAGATGCGCATTGTTCCTGATCTGCCGGTCTATGAGGAACTTGTAGAGAAGCTGTTCTTCGAATTAATGGACGGCAAGCTGGGTACGGTGGAGGAGATGAAGGCCTATCTCGAAAGCTACTCGCCACCTGCCCCCCCGCCGCCGGTGCATCTCCGCCGCCCCCGCACTGCCAAGAAAGACGCAAAGGCTGCAAAGGGTCGCAAGAAGGCTGCCGCCGATAGCGACGATGACGATGATCCGGAGGTGGTGCGGAATCTTTCCGGTGAGGATGATGACGACGGTATCGACGAGGACGATGTCGAGGCTGACGATACGGAGGCGAACGATGAAGATAAAGAGATCGTTCCTCCTGCAGTAAAGGCTGCTCCGCCGAAGGCAGTCGCCCCGGCGAAGAGTGTAGCGGCACCCGTTGAGGCGGCGCCCGCTCCAGTTGTCGCTCCTAAAACCGCTGCAAAGGCTGTTGCGGCCAAGACCGCACCGGTGAAGGTTGTGGCTACTCCTCCGGCAAAAGCGTCGGCATCGAAGGTCGTTGCGGTTCCTGCGAAGCACAGCGCCAAGCCAGTCCCTCCAGTAAAGAAGGTGGCGTCGAAGTCCCCTTCAAAGCAGGCTCCCAGCAAGCATGTCGTCGCTGCGAAGAAAGCGGTACCGGTCAAGGCCGTTCCGGCAAAGAAGGTCGCTGCCAAGGTTGTAGCGAAGAAGGCTGTGGCGAAAAAGGCTGCACCGGCGAAGAAGGCTGCACCAAAGAAGCGGTAG
- a CDS encoding VTT domain-containing protein, translating into MPIALAFFVQYAYVILFLWVLVEQLGIPIPSIPVLLTAGTLSATHKVHASYALLVVLAACMLADSVWYMLGRRYGGSILRLLCRLSLEASTCVAKTEGYFTRRGPVTLLFAKFVPGLSTVSAPIAGQTGMPYGRFFLYDLAGSIIWAEAYLLAGRFFGDLAQKSAPFFHMLSHFAFALFVIMVLGFMGYRVFKQRRFLIQVRAMVLQPTELKEMMDTAEAAGNIAPFIIDLRHPLDYLPDPRVLPGAIRIGPNEIAKRQGEIPRDRDVILYCTCPNEETSAKVALQLQKLGVHRVRPLHEGFDGWKYLGYPLEDYVEPAPLVSTVTSKLVSAI; encoded by the coding sequence ATGCCGATAGCACTCGCATTCTTCGTGCAATATGCCTACGTCATCCTCTTTCTCTGGGTGCTGGTGGAGCAGCTTGGGATCCCGATCCCGAGCATCCCTGTGCTGTTGACGGCAGGAACGTTGAGTGCGACGCATAAGGTACATGCCTCCTATGCGTTGCTGGTTGTGCTGGCGGCCTGCATGCTCGCGGACAGTGTCTGGTACATGCTTGGACGTCGCTACGGCGGAAGCATCCTTCGGCTGCTTTGCCGCCTTTCGCTGGAGGCTTCGACGTGTGTGGCGAAGACAGAAGGCTACTTTACGCGGCGCGGTCCGGTGACGCTGCTGTTTGCAAAGTTCGTGCCCGGACTTTCAACCGTATCGGCTCCGATTGCGGGACAGACCGGAATGCCGTATGGGCGATTTTTTCTTTACGACCTTGCCGGTTCCATTATCTGGGCGGAGGCGTACCTGCTTGCGGGCCGATTCTTTGGGGACCTTGCACAGAAGAGCGCGCCGTTCTTCCACATGCTCAGCCACTTCGCGTTCGCACTCTTTGTGATCATGGTGCTTGGGTTTATGGGGTACCGCGTCTTCAAGCAACGTAGGTTCCTGATCCAGGTACGGGCGATGGTGCTGCAACCGACCGAACTGAAGGAGATGATGGACACGGCGGAAGCTGCGGGTAATATTGCTCCTTTTATCATCGATCTACGGCATCCTCTCGACTACCTGCCTGACCCGAGGGTGCTCCCCGGAGCAATTCGGATTGGACCGAACGAGATCGCAAAACGTCAGGGCGAGATTCCCCGCGATCGCGATGTCATTTTGTACTGCACATGTCCAAATGAGGAGACGAGCGCGAAGGTTGCGCTGCAGTTGCAGAAGCTTGGCGTGCATCGCGTTCGGCCGTTACACGAGGGCTTCGATGGTTGGAAGTACCTGGGTTACCCGCTCGAAGATTATGTTGAGCCTGCGCCGCTTGTGTCTACGGTCACGTCGAAGCTTGTCTCGGCAATCTAG
- the lpxD gene encoding UDP-3-O-(3-hydroxymyristoyl)glucosamine N-acyltransferase: MTTSLTLSELADHLGAELRGDPAAVITGISGIETASAGHLTFVANIKYASLARTTRATAILVEPSFAEIPAATLRLKNPYLAFARAIELFYTPPLYAPGIHPTAVIAPTASIGKDVHIGPYAVVSDHVVLGDHAVLLPHVVLYPHVVVGSHFFAHAHVIVREHCRLGDHVTLQNGVVVGADGFGFAKQADGTWYKILQSGHAVLEDNVEIQANACVDRASIGETRIQAGAKIDNLVQVGHGSTVGRNTLLCAQVGLAGSSTIGQNVILAGQVGVAGHCIIGDGVIATAQSGIPNDVAPGKVVSGYPAVDNRKWLRSVALFNRLPELLRAIRSPDSSKM; the protein is encoded by the coding sequence ATGACTACCTCCCTCACCTTATCCGAGCTGGCGGATCACCTCGGTGCCGAGCTTCGCGGAGACCCTGCTGCCGTCATCACAGGAATTTCCGGCATCGAGACTGCCAGCGCCGGACATCTCACCTTCGTCGCGAACATCAAATATGCATCCCTGGCCCGCACGACGCGTGCGACTGCAATCCTGGTAGAACCCAGCTTCGCCGAGATCCCAGCCGCCACACTTCGCCTGAAGAATCCCTACCTCGCCTTTGCTCGAGCCATTGAACTCTTCTACACACCGCCCCTGTACGCTCCCGGCATCCATCCGACAGCGGTCATCGCTCCCACAGCAAGCATCGGCAAGGATGTCCACATAGGGCCCTACGCTGTCGTCTCTGACCACGTCGTTCTGGGCGACCACGCAGTCCTTCTCCCGCATGTTGTTCTCTACCCGCATGTTGTCGTAGGAAGCCACTTCTTCGCGCATGCCCACGTAATCGTCAGGGAGCATTGTCGCTTAGGTGACCATGTCACCTTGCAGAACGGCGTGGTTGTCGGTGCCGACGGCTTCGGCTTTGCCAAGCAGGCCGACGGCACCTGGTACAAAATCCTGCAATCGGGCCACGCAGTCCTGGAAGACAATGTAGAAATCCAGGCAAACGCCTGTGTCGACCGAGCCTCCATCGGCGAGACCCGTATCCAGGCCGGGGCCAAGATCGACAACCTCGTCCAGGTCGGACATGGTTCTACAGTGGGCCGCAACACGCTGCTCTGTGCGCAGGTAGGCTTGGCCGGATCGAGCACGATCGGGCAGAACGTCATTCTCGCGGGACAGGTCGGCGTCGCCGGCCATTGCATCATCGGAGATGGCGTCATCGCGACCGCGCAAAGCGGCATCCCGAACGATGTCGCTCCCGGGAAGGTCGTCAGCGGCTACCCTGCGGTCGACAATCGCAAGTGGCTCCGATCTGTAGCATTGTTTAACCGCTTACCTGAACTCCTTCGCGCTATCCGCAGTCCTGATAGCTCCAAAATGTAA
- a CDS encoding Dps family protein produces MAISIKKSEVKDLTTPHWHAKAREIQKYGEVTKDLPHPLDEKVRAEMVGKLNQLLADSIAIRDMYKKHHWQVGGPTFYQLHLLFDKHFEEQVDMVDTIAERIQLLGGVTIAMGGDVAEVTQVPRPPRGKEEVPVQISRLLEAHKIIIKGCLDLSEAADKAGDQGTNDLAVSDILRPNELQSWFIGQHLIEMPLVIPE; encoded by the coding sequence ATGGCAATTTCGATCAAGAAGTCTGAAGTGAAGGATTTGACTACGCCGCATTGGCATGCGAAGGCACGAGAGATTCAAAAGTACGGCGAGGTCACGAAGGACCTGCCGCATCCTCTCGATGAGAAGGTTCGTGCGGAGATGGTTGGCAAGCTGAACCAGCTGCTCGCAGATTCCATCGCCATCCGCGATATGTACAAGAAGCACCATTGGCAGGTAGGTGGACCGACGTTCTACCAGCTCCACCTTCTCTTCGACAAGCACTTTGAGGAGCAGGTCGACATGGTGGATACGATTGCCGAGCGCATCCAGTTGCTCGGTGGCGTGACGATTGCGATGGGCGGCGATGTGGCTGAAGTCACGCAGGTTCCGCGTCCTCCCCGCGGTAAGGAAGAGGTTCCGGTACAGATTTCGCGTCTTCTCGAAGCGCACAAGATCATCATCAAGGGGTGCCTCGATCTTTCTGAGGCGGCTGACAAGGCAGGCGATCAGGGTACGAATGATCTGGCGGTCTCGGACATTCTTCGCCCGAATGAGTTGCAGTCCTGGTTTATTGGACAGCACCTGATCGAGATGCCGCTCGTAATTCCTGAGTAG
- a CDS encoding response regulator: protein MIVDPTDQIDQLELAAPMPLRLLLLDDEAVNLMLRATILRKHGYDCIPASTYEDAIELFDRIDIAVLDYHLGAGKFGSEVATLLRKRHPEIPIIIVSATLDHYFGGVEDVHLLKGYSSTEDLLGALRSLDAKRRGSPVFVDPSQFFYSRICRVSGAKALVQIFDAQGLWVYCNEAAADYLGRHRDWFPGRNIQSEMGHILRNWQKVVLDVVARRETYIDGSRQGLLNFPHPASADATWSVLAYPIALHDGEPGVMLSATVLDSPRSPKS, encoded by the coding sequence ATGATCGTTGACCCGACAGATCAGATCGATCAGCTTGAGCTTGCAGCCCCTATGCCGCTACGGCTTCTTCTGCTCGATGATGAGGCCGTAAACCTGATGCTGCGAGCGACCATCCTTCGCAAGCATGGTTATGACTGCATTCCCGCCTCGACCTACGAAGATGCCATTGAACTATTCGACAGGATAGATATTGCCGTGCTCGACTACCACCTTGGTGCAGGAAAGTTTGGAAGTGAAGTCGCCACACTTCTGAGAAAAAGGCACCCCGAGATCCCGATCATCATCGTTTCGGCCACGCTCGATCATTACTTCGGCGGTGTCGAAGATGTACATCTTCTGAAGGGCTACAGTTCCACAGAAGATCTGCTCGGCGCTCTGAGATCGCTCGACGCAAAACGCCGCGGTTCGCCTGTCTTCGTCGATCCCAGTCAATTCTTTTACTCCCGCATCTGTCGCGTGTCCGGCGCCAAGGCTCTGGTCCAGATCTTCGACGCACAAGGACTCTGGGTCTACTGCAATGAAGCCGCAGCGGACTATCTGGGCCGCCATCGAGACTGGTTCCCCGGCCGCAACATCCAGTCCGAGATGGGTCATATCCTCCGCAACTGGCAGAAGGTCGTTCTCGATGTCGTCGCGCGGCGCGAGACGTACATAGACGGCTCCCGACAGGGCCTTCTCAACTTCCCTCATCCCGCAAGCGCCGATGCAACCTGGAGCGTCCTTGCCTACCCGATCGCCCTTCACGATGGCGAGCCGGGCGTGATGCTCTCGGCCACCGTCCTGGACTCGCCGCGGTCACCCAAATCTTAG
- a CDS encoding DUF6982 domain-containing protein, producing MSIAQKKVIVRRFAGDVLPGYLPVGAFVRTEGSLVQVDLLNLSGRIVPLSLHDIKMISYVRDFNLTDTINPERLLRRTFLARPRTEGLWLRVVFRTGDLLEGLAASDLTLLSTTIEDAGLYLTPPDTRSNTQRIFVPRSAMTDLQLLAVITTPSRKKPTPSVEEPTLQETLFATLPGNSRPN from the coding sequence ATGTCCATCGCACAGAAAAAAGTAATCGTGCGCCGCTTTGCCGGCGACGTTCTGCCGGGCTACTTGCCGGTTGGAGCCTTTGTGCGCACCGAGGGCTCGCTTGTTCAGGTCGACCTGCTCAACCTCAGCGGCCGGATCGTTCCGCTGTCTCTCCATGACATTAAGATGATCAGCTATGTTCGCGACTTCAACCTGACGGATACGATCAACCCTGAGCGCCTCCTCCGTCGCACCTTCCTCGCCCGTCCCCGTACAGAGGGTCTTTGGCTGCGTGTCGTCTTTCGCACCGGCGACCTGCTCGAAGGGCTCGCTGCCTCAGACCTGACTCTGCTGTCCACGACGATCGAAGACGCAGGACTCTATCTCACCCCACCCGACACCCGCTCGAACACCCAGCGCATCTTCGTTCCACGGTCTGCCATGACAGACCTGCAACTTCTCGCGGTCATTACGACTCCATCACGCAAAAAGCCAACACCCTCCGTCGAAGAACCAACCCTGCAGGAGACCCTCTTCGCTACACTCCCCGGAAACTCCCGCCCCAACTAG
- the tmk gene encoding dTMP kinase: MPRGFFITFEGLDGSGKTTQLRRLATSLTAEGHQVVTLRQPGGTALGDRIRNVLLDSRSEASLGPIDPIAELTLMFADRAQAIAEVIVPALAAGAIVLCDRFTDSSEAYQGGGRQLGSQRVLAMHDAVCGGLQPDLTLLLLPPLEASLARARRRNQRSAQTHGTDENRFERESDEFYRRIYTAYCEIAQRDTGRVVPITQDQGVEDIQRIILDIVQQKLAPLTVTS; the protein is encoded by the coding sequence ATGCCGCGTGGTTTCTTTATCACCTTCGAAGGCCTTGACGGCTCAGGCAAGACCACGCAACTCCGTCGCCTCGCTACATCGCTCACCGCCGAAGGCCACCAGGTCGTCACGCTGCGCCAGCCCGGTGGAACCGCCCTCGGCGACCGCATCCGCAACGTCCTGCTCGATTCCCGCTCCGAGGCATCTCTCGGCCCCATTGACCCCATCGCCGAGTTGACGCTGATGTTCGCCGATCGCGCCCAGGCTATCGCCGAAGTGATCGTGCCGGCGCTCGCTGCCGGTGCCATCGTCCTCTGCGACCGCTTCACCGACTCGTCCGAGGCCTACCAGGGCGGTGGCCGTCAGCTTGGCAGCCAACGCGTCCTTGCCATGCACGACGCCGTCTGCGGAGGCCTCCAGCCCGATCTCACACTTCTTCTCCTGCCGCCGCTTGAGGCCTCCCTCGCCCGCGCTCGTCGCCGCAATCAACGAAGCGCTCAAACGCACGGCACCGATGAAAACCGCTTCGAACGCGAGTCCGATGAGTTCTATCGGCGCATCTACACCGCCTACTGCGAGATCGCCCAGCGGGATACAGGCCGCGTCGTTCCGATCACCCAGGATCAGGGCGTTGAAGACATTCAGCGCATCATCCTCGACATCGTCCAGCAGAAGCTCGCACCACTCACTGTCACCTCCTAG
- a CDS encoding TolC family protein, whose protein sequence is MTQRKEAWSSRLACVSLGLIFFAAGRAYGQGGSSSSTAPPTASGINAQIPAAQGQLANASGQNGSQVTSDSFKGSLIEGKATDGVLDLSLDEAIQRGLRTNLGLILQTASQKNANGARLEQLQALLPTVNAAASYSVEQINLAAEGIKFPGLNPIIGPFQVIDFRAYLTQNLVNVPALQSYISAKHSFEAAKLTAQDAKDMVVLTVGNAYLLCIADQARITAVQAELATSKVSLDQAVAAHDAGTSPKLDALRAQVDYQNEQQTLISTTNDLAKAMLALARTIGLPLDQKYRLVDSEPYQSLDTIDPEAAFDQALKGRKDLAAAAEQLKAAKAQKTAAWTQQLPTAVASGDFGDQGTTVGHSHSTYTATGTVSVPILQIAKTRGDEQVAAAAFDTARSRYSDQIQQVNADIRDSILDIKSAAKLVEVTQSNVDLANEALSEAQQRFRAGVSDNLPVSQAQSQTEQANDQYISALYQHNVAKLSLARALGIAQTNYKDYLGGK, encoded by the coding sequence ATGACGCAAAGAAAAGAAGCGTGGAGTTCTCGCCTGGCGTGTGTCTCGCTGGGGCTTATCTTCTTCGCGGCGGGTCGGGCTTACGGGCAGGGCGGCAGCTCGTCTTCGACGGCGCCGCCTACCGCCTCCGGGATCAATGCGCAGATTCCTGCGGCGCAGGGTCAGTTGGCCAATGCCTCGGGGCAGAATGGCTCCCAGGTTACGTCGGATTCCTTCAAGGGTAGCTTGATCGAAGGCAAGGCCACGGATGGTGTGTTGGACCTTTCGCTCGATGAGGCGATCCAGCGCGGTCTTCGGACAAACCTGGGCTTAATCCTGCAGACGGCTTCGCAGAAGAATGCGAACGGCGCGCGACTGGAGCAGCTTCAGGCTCTGTTGCCGACGGTCAACGCGGCTGCCAGCTATAGCGTTGAGCAGATCAACCTTGCGGCTGAGGGCATCAAGTTTCCAGGACTTAACCCGATCATCGGACCCTTTCAGGTGATCGATTTTCGGGCTTACCTGACGCAGAACCTGGTGAACGTTCCAGCGCTACAGAGCTATATTTCGGCGAAGCATAGCTTTGAGGCGGCGAAGCTGACGGCGCAGGATGCCAAGGACATGGTGGTGCTGACGGTCGGCAATGCCTATCTGTTGTGCATCGCGGATCAGGCTCGCATCACGGCGGTCCAGGCGGAGTTGGCTACGTCGAAGGTATCGCTTGACCAGGCGGTGGCGGCGCATGATGCCGGCACAAGCCCCAAGCTGGATGCCCTGCGGGCCCAGGTGGACTACCAGAACGAGCAGCAGACGTTGATTTCAACGACGAACGATCTGGCTAAGGCGATGCTGGCGCTGGCACGGACGATCGGTCTGCCGCTGGATCAGAAGTACCGGCTGGTTGACTCGGAGCCATATCAGTCTCTCGACACCATCGATCCGGAGGCCGCGTTTGACCAGGCGCTGAAGGGTCGGAAGGATCTTGCGGCGGCGGCGGAGCAGTTGAAGGCGGCGAAGGCGCAGAAGACAGCGGCCTGGACGCAGCAGCTTCCTACGGCTGTGGCCAGCGGCGATTTTGGCGACCAGGGTACGACGGTCGGCCATTCGCACAGCACGTACACGGCTACGGGTACGGTCAGTGTGCCGATCCTGCAGATTGCGAAGACGCGTGGGGACGAGCAGGTTGCCGCTGCGGCTTTCGATACGGCGCGATCGCGGTACTCGGACCAGATTCAGCAGGTGAATGCGGATATTCGGGACAGCATTCTGGACATCAAGTCGGCGGCAAAGCTGGTTGAGGTGACGCAATCGAACGTCGACCTTGCCAATGAGGCGCTCAGCGAGGCGCAGCAGCGCTTCAGGGCTGGCGTTTCGGATAACCTGCCAGTCTCGCAGGCTCAGTCGCAGACCGAGCAGGCCAACGATCAATACATCAGCGCACTCTATCAGCACAACGTGGCGAAGCTATCGCTGGCGCGTGCATTGGGAATCGCGCAGACAAATTACAAAGATTATCTGGGAGGAAAGTAA